The Salvia splendens isolate huo1 chromosome 21, SspV2, whole genome shotgun sequence genome includes a window with the following:
- the LOC121785383 gene encoding uncharacterized protein LOC121785383: MKRTTKPRHRILYGQNLDTVSRDHTRHLRSLFIINSHSDGFSDVCVNTPFRFWKSFQLLEILYLEGVGWRSFPHSFRSLIGLRYLRIQSVTADQRIQIPGWFGHLEKLEILDVGSENLELPHATPVMEQLRYFSAAHVHGLTTMESLKHVETLRYLSVDDLLRCTSPSTCPVRELGLFLDQERDGNVLKRARVSMEEMTNLVKLELTWDLSLARSSQR; the protein is encoded by the coding sequence ATGAAGAGGACGACAAAGCCTCGTCATCGCATTCTCTATGGTCAGAACCTCGACACAGTGTCGAGGGACCATACCCGCCATCTCCGCTCTCTGTTCATCATCAATTCCCATTCCGATGGCTTCAGCGATGTCTGTGTGAATACCCCATTTCGTTTCTGGAAGAGTTTTCAGTTGCTCGAGATACTCTACCTTGAAGGCGTTGGTTGGCGGAGTTTCCCTCACTCGTTCCGCTCGTTGATCGGGTTGAGGTACCTAAGAATACAGTCCGTAACCGCTGATCAGCGGATCCAGATCCCGGGGTGGTTCGGCCACCTCGAGAAACTCGAGATTCTCGACGTGGGGAGCGAGAATCTCGAGTTACCGCACGCCACTCCCGTGATGGAGCAGCTGCGCTACTTCAGCGCAGCTCACGTCCACGGACTGACAACGATGGAGAGCTTGAAACACGTGGAGACTCTGAGATACCTCAGCGTGGATGATTTGCTACGGTGCACGTCTCCCTCGACCTGTCCTGTTCGAGAATTGGGTCTGTTTCTCGACCAGGAGAGAGATGGAAACGTGCTCAAGAGAGCGAGGGTGTCGATGGAAGAGATGACGAATCTCGTGAAGCTTGAGCTGACGTGGGATCTGTCGCTGGCTCGATCGAGCCAGCGATGA